GACGGCCGCCTTCCCGGCCCGCTCAAGGGCCACCTCGGCAGCATGCTGGGTGACAGCGCGACGCACGCCGCGCCGCGGGCCGGTGCACCGGCCGGCGGGCAGCCCGGAGCCGCGCAGCCCGGAGCTCCGCAGCACCACGACGGCCCCGACCTGGGCGGGCTCGCGGGCAAGCTGGGCGGACTGCTGGGGGGCTGAGGCGCGGGGAAGCGGCCATCCGCGACAGATTCGCTACCGAGGCGCCATGAGGAACGTGAGCCCCGACACGAGGCTTGCGCTTTCGACCGGCGCCTTGTAGGCTGTACCCCGCGCCGTAAAGGCGCAGACCTGCCTGCGTAAGAATACCTCGCCAGTCCACGCTCCGGTCGCCGAAACGAGCTCTCAAGCCTGACAGCTGATCCAAATCGTCCTGCACGGCAATCGCGCCTTCGCACCGGCACGATCAGGACATTTTTCTCTCAGAATATTCATCGACTTAGCCCTCGTGAAGGGCTTTACCGGCGGCAGCTTGCCGCCACGATTACAACCTCCGCACGAAAGAGGAAAGATGCGCAACGCGTTGAAGTGGGGGACGGCATCGCTCGTCCTGCTCGCGAGCACCGGCTGCTACCACGCGGTGGTGGACACCGGCCGCCCCGCGACCGGGCCGGTGATCGAGAAGCAGTGGGCGAACTCGTTCCTGTACGGCCTGGTGCCGCCCGCCGTCGTGCAGACCGCCTCCGCCTGCCCGAACGGCGTGGCCGTGGTGGAGACCCAGCACTCGTTCCTCAACGAGGTCGCAGCCGGGCTCACCTTCGGCATCTACACGCCCATCACCATCACCGTCCGCTGCGCGGGCGCGGGCTCGGCGATGGCCCCCTCCGGCAACGCCGTCGTGACCGTCGCGGCGGGCGCGAGCGAGGAGGAAGAGGCGGTGGCTCTCCAGGCTGCGGCCACCCGCTCGGTTCGCGAGAACGCGCCGGTGATCGTCACCTTCGCAGGCGGCGCGAAGTAGTCCTCGGCCGTCCAGACACAGCCGGCGCGGCGAGTCCAACGTCATCCCGCCGGCCCGTACCCCTTCCTCGACACACGACATCATGAAGAATCGGATCAAAGCAGGGCTCCTCGCGCTCGTCGTCGGCCTCGCCGCGTGCTCCGGCGACTCCACCGGCCCCAGCAACGCGAAGCTTTCGGGCGCGTGGTCGTTCTCGGTCAGCAACTTGTCCGGGTCAGGCCTCGCCAACTGCAACGTCGCGGGTCTGACGCTGAACCTCACGCAGTCCGGCTCCTCGTTCTCCGGCACATACACACCGGGCACGCTCACCTGCCCGGGCGTGGGCGCCACATCGTTCAGCGGCGGCACCGTCGTGAACGGGACCGTCAACGGCAACAACGTCACGTTCAACCTGGACGACCCTTCGTTCCACAACACGGGGACACTCAACGGGTCCGGGATCAGCGGCACCACGCTGGTCCAGACGTCGAGCGGCAACCTCACGGGCACGTTCAGCGCGGTCAAGCAGTAGACGGCTCGCGCCGACATCGCACGACGAAAAACGGAGCCGCATCCCTCGCGAGATGCGGCTCCGTTCGTTCTTCATCCTCCGATCCAACCGATCTATCCCCCAGTAGCTCTACCGCTCCTGCACGCGCCGCACGATCCAGGCGAGCAGCGCCAGCACGCCGGAGACGACGATGATGGCGGGGCCCGTGGGGAGGTCGAACGGCACCGAGAGGCAGAAGCCGACCACCGCCGCCAGCAGGCCGGAGCCGACGGAGACTGCGAACGTGCCCGTCATGCTGCGGGCGGCCAGCATGCCGGTGACCGCGGGGAGCACCAGGAAGTTGAACACCAGCATCACGCCCGCGAACTGCATGGCGAAGGCGATCACCAGGCCCAGCGTGAGGTACAGCAGCAGGTTCCACGCGTCCACGCTGAACCCCAGCGTGCGCGCCGTCTCGCGGTCGAACGAGACGAAGAGGAACTCCTTGTAGAACACGAGATGCAGCAGCAGCACGGGCACGCTCACGCCCAGCAGCACCAGCGTGTCCGTGGCCGTGATGCCCAGGATGTTGCCCTGCAGGAAGATGTCGTGCGCCTCGCCCGTCGCCGCTTTCGCGATGAGCAGGATGCCCGCCGCCGCGGCCACGGCATACGTGACGCCGATGGTGGCGTCCTGCGGCACGCGCCCCCGTCCGCCGCCCATGCCGAAGAAGAGCGCCCCGGCCAGGGTGACGACGAGAGAGAGCGCCACCGGATGCGTCGCGGCGCCCGCCGCCCAGCCCATGCCGCCCAGCCACAGCGCCAGCGCGATCCCGGCAGACGAGAGTTCGGCCAAGGCGGCGCCCACGAAGACGATGCGGCGCATCACCACGTACACGCCCAGCACCGAGCAGGCGAGCGCGATCACCAGCGCGCCCCAAAGCGCGTCCTTGAAGAGGAAGACTGCATCAAACACGGCCGCCTGCCTCTCCCGCGGGCGCGCGCCGCGCCAGCACGATGCGGTGCCCGTTGAACGAGTCGACCTCC
This portion of the Longimicrobiaceae bacterium genome encodes:
- a CDS encoding metal ABC transporter permease, translating into MFDAVFLFKDALWGALVIALACSVLGVYVVMRRIVFVGAALAELSSAGIALALWLGGMGWAAGAATHPVALSLVVTLAGALFFGMGGGRGRVPQDATIGVTYAVAAAAGILLIAKAATGEAHDIFLQGNILGITATDTLVLLGVSVPVLLLHLVFYKEFLFVSFDRETARTLGFSVDAWNLLLYLTLGLVIAFAMQFAGVMLVFNFLVLPAVTGMLAARSMTGTFAVSVGSGLLAAVVGFCLSVPFDLPTGPAIIVVSGVLALLAWIVRRVQER